A segment of the Agarivorans albus genome:
ATTACGGTATTTCTGTTTAATTCGGTTAAAAAGCCATTAGTGATTTGGTGTTGTGTACCTTTAGCGTTAATCGGAATTACCTCTGGCTTGCTGTTCCTAGGAAAACCATTTGGTTTTATGGCGCTGCTTGGGATGCTGAGTTTATCGGGCATGCTGCTTAAAAACGGCATTGTATTACTCGATCAAATCAGTGCAGATATAGCCGCTGGTAAAGAGGTTTACCAAGCTGTATTTGAATCTACCGTAAGCAGGGTTAGGCCGGTATGTATGGCCGCAGTAACAACCATTTTAGGTGTAGCACCATTGATCTCGGATGTGTTCTTCGAGTCTATGGCTGCGGTAGTAATGTTTGGTTTAGGTGTAGCAACCGTTCTTACTTTGCTGATCGTTCCGGTATTGTACGTTATCTTCTTTAACGTGAAGTATCGCGACTATAAAGAGTTTTAAACCTTCTAAATGTAAATACTAAAAAAAAGAGTTGCCTTGGCAACTCTTTTTTTAACCACACAATCCCATCACATACCTAACAAAGGGTTTTGCTTCTTCTAAATCAAAGTAGCCATCTTTTTTACGTGTCGTTCTTAAGTATTGATATGTAGCCACAATCACCTTCATTACTTTTTCATTTTCTACGCTTAAATCGTGTTGTTCAGCTGCCGCCAAGGTAAGCTCTACAGCTTTTTCAAGCGCTTCCATGTCAACTACTTCTGCTTTTCGGTATTGATAGCCTTCACCGGTAGCTAACCATTCTAGTGAACAATTGGCTTTTTGTGCGATTTGATTAGCTTTAGACAGACTTGGCTCTGAGCCTTTTAAATATTTCCTGATTAGGCTCTCGTTTAATTCTACTTTTCGGGCAAAGCCGCTAACGCTTTGTTCACCCATTAATTCTTTTAGGCGATCTGAAAACTCGTTCAATCGAATACCCTTGTTTGCTTCGTACCAAAGTACGACAAAACTAGCACTATAGTATTGATTGTGTCCAGTAAACTTGCAGAATACTCACTTCATTAAATCGAATTAAGGTATGTAAATGGAAAGCGTGAATGGAAAGGTTGCAATAGTAACTGGTGGTGGCAGCGGTATAGGTTTGGCAACTGCAAAAGCCTTAGCGGAGCAGGGCGCTATAGTTGTCATTAGCTCGAGAGATTTAACCAAGCTTGAGCAAACGGTAAGCAAGCTAAAAAATGATTATGGTTTAAGCGTTCATTGCTATGCTGCTGACATCCGCATCAAACAACAAGTACAAGCGCTAAAAGACTACGTTATAACTCAGTTTGGTCGTGTAGATATACTGGTAAACAACAGTGGACTAGGTGTTGGTGAATCTATTGAACATTGTAGTGAAGAAGACTGGGACTTGGTTGTAGACACTTGTACCAAAGGAACTTTTTTAATGAGCCAAGCGGTACTGCCAAGCATGAAATCTAATCAAAGTGGCTTTATCCTTAATATTGCTTCGCAAGCAGCTAAAAATGGCTATGCCAATGCTGGACCTTACTGCGCGGCAAAATTCGCAGTGCTCGGTTTAGCTGCAGCACTACAAGAAGAGGTAAGAGAGCATGGCATTAGAGTACATAGTTTGTGTCCAGGCTTGGTACAAGTACCTGCTCCAGACTGTGAATCAGATATAAAGCCCGGGTGGCTACAAGTAAGTGACTTAGCCGAAGCAGTATTGTTTGTGCTTAAACAACCGGCAAGGGTTCACCTAGAAAATATTGGTTTGTATGGATTTTAACTAAGGGCTTGCTGCTGATTAAGCAGCTGTTAGCTTGAAGAGTATAAAGAATTGGTTGCGGGAGCCGGATTTGAACCAACGACCTTCGGGTTATGAGCCCGACGAGCTACCAGACTGCTCCATCCCGCGTCCGGTCTTAACTAAAGTAGTTAAGTGATTTGAATAGTTGCTTGGCTTAGCTATTCGAACTAAGCAATTCTTAAACAAAGAATTGGTTGCGGGAGCCGGATTTGAACCAACGACCTTCGGGTTATGAGCCCGACGAGCTACCAGACTGCTCCATCCCGCGTCCGGTCTTAACTAAAGTAGTTAAGTGATTTGAATAGTTAGTTGGCTTAGCTAATCGAACTAAGCAATTCTTAAATAAAGAATTGGTTGCGGGAGCCGGATTTGAACCAACGACCTTCGGGTTATGAGCCCGACGAGCTACCAGACTGCTCCATCCCGCGTCCGGTCTTAACTAAATTAGTTAAGTG
Coding sequences within it:
- a CDS encoding SDR family oxidoreductase; the encoded protein is MESVNGKVAIVTGGGSGIGLATAKALAEQGAIVVISSRDLTKLEQTVSKLKNDYGLSVHCYAADIRIKQQVQALKDYVITQFGRVDILVNNSGLGVGESIEHCSEEDWDLVVDTCTKGTFLMSQAVLPSMKSNQSGFILNIASQAAKNGYANAGPYCAAKFAVLGLAAALQEEVREHGIRVHSLCPGLVQVPAPDCESDIKPGWLQVSDLAEAVLFVLKQPARVHLENIGLYGF
- a CDS encoding helix-turn-helix domain-containing protein; protein product: MNEFSDRLKELMGEQSVSGFARKVELNESLIRKYLKGSEPSLSKANQIAQKANCSLEWLATGEGYQYRKAEVVDMEALEKAVELTLAAAEQHDLSVENEKVMKVIVATYQYLRTTRKKDGYFDLEEAKPFVRYVMGLCG